The Aedes aegypti strain LVP_AGWG chromosome 3, AaegL5.0 Primary Assembly, whole genome shotgun sequence genome contains a region encoding:
- the LOC5569131 gene encoding mediator of RNA polymerase II transcription subunit 1, which yields MSSTAAGGSLPASIMANGSGKPIKMEMKPIVGTTATGKGHGGLLPGSGDKHESWQMELLMERLRNKAKSSQYKSFQEMSKAVRMSLLEKRYALDAVEKSNLQKTLDSMQYCIKVTSRQGLVERLDCLTRQLGLKLSEDTSGLFISSDMFYLEIILDPNGTVQDVKVHHECKMKQQSCSELVSCLQRGDFVDFTTQLEGLASIYQLNAEKKIKVNAFVALQALETDLYNLYTLSTQHYNDIHSLLLKSPLGVVQKRRGGHAMKLTYYIAPYDLLDLEARKMKPLNTELISAEKIGYSVAVNLEASTANKLQIQPLLVQQGNSPVYSPIEKHNSTSLPATFVLRLNKPMALNVAMLKQIKHITGDSSAVTIDPATSNTCLMSLIVQHASNGTVNNIAKGLFVTLPDQYHCYYMTENKNLQGTIISSIPFTEPQHVSKILVFLRQQALFNQLLTSCIRNNGSSSTRMSDYEHLVVFEVAALSCQYITVSLEHPFEESIAMVEFDLRNILAIQVRVFCNGYESDERISKQVSLIVQRTMSIPVTLRGLMKIWQEDYEVKFKGQGNGGGNGTVDEGNFSLSMGPDEGGGNGPAGPGGGGGGGGSAMNGQHNGSLNGSGMEFCDVKKVKLEPMDQSKKRRGVEDFCRSPKSSKVESEEGNEAMDEEDDDDEYDESTNLSSGDSNSLGENQQTNAGQSSSSTAAMGAPAPVSTVGPRNSVSGNASESSGNSSILGSLDFSSLDPDLMRSSNSSDLDDTTEVSEPEVKVKSEEPSYATSVSITPIGVGKSTSSLTNSVLNNIGLDKRPGIEIIPLANAGTNVPSSITITPIPMGSSGGSLKSSSDNSGDKKLSSSSSGSIHRKSGSSSSSSESDRAKLEKKKKRRHEEQLAQLQQMGPPHKILSKSTDGPASPSGSSRKFSVSPVPLKSGSGSSSSQIFLSSGSPGSGSKSSPKHSPVHHSSPKHQGSYGTSSPKHISGGSSGGGKPSMSALKSATSSGSPSSKNGSSGIGGSGKDEGSSGSGSKSSGSGGSSSSRDRDRDRDRDRGEKRSGYSSSSSSSSPKLKTPAVKLKQLDLTNCGSTVSAGVQLELMNSNSSGGSSSGSGSIDLTDSGLFGIGATDLSKNASAAAASAAGMLLLQQAMKRKGSLSAVIDKLKSAQGGDESSLMLLPELAQQAGFSLKDASTPGKTASSSLPVASSSSASSSTSSTSVSNLTGASLGSASAAAAAALAAHFSSAAAAMQGKTSEYMVKPSSDGIKLTIQNKKGSKSGSSSSSTSSSSSKSSSSKSGTKPSISSGSLPPKKLPSSQSFSGAYPPTSGSSSSSSGKSFSSGSSSSSSSKAPFQKSSSSGSLSSSGSSMRPSSKSSSSSSGSSKDKSRSSSKSSSSSSAAAAAASSLMATNAAMAAAAQAAVNANALNVMKMLGLTSSIQNMEGFVKTLDTKFQIPKLSARSGGSSGSGPGGSDIEKLKQESRPLSSSSAPTTPLSNVGQSPTGSNDFSLPFNKLPGDVSPLHSTLLPNVMQKMFSGHDTSMLMRRSPNLDHQSSSNSRDGFSSIYGKGSTTPTTPTGSVPPPFPSPGNVQSHAMDFSNSSDSADASLMRPPSRPSSTMSNHSSSDKLIDATTNSNSMDGLRSTSPAQALAAAAVAAQLMNKLDNTQQFVAALKNHHHHLSALSLSNAAAVAASQLAAAAASASSGGSAGPGPVTSPTSVSVHIMKSPVPSPLPLHGGGGAASSSSVGGPDEDETLVGVSGK from the exons ATGTCCTCGACTGCGGCCGGCGGATCGCTCCCGGCGAGCATCATGGCCAACGGAAGTGGCAAGCCGATCAAAATGGAAATGAAACCCATCGTGGGGACGACGGCAACTGGGAAGGGCCACGGCGGATTGCTGCCCGGGTCCGGAGATAAGCACGAATCGTGGCAAATGGAGCTACTGATGGAGCGCCTCAGGAACAAAGCGAAATCGTCACAGTACAAATCGTTTCAGGAAATGTCCAAAGCCGTTCGGATGTCTTTATTG GAAAAACGTTATGCCTTAGATGCTGTGGAAAAATCTAATCTGCAGAAAACATTAGATAGCATGCAGTATTGTATAAAAGTAACATCCCGACAGGGCCTAGTGGAAAGGCTGGATTGCCTCACCCGGCAACTTGG TTTGAAACTCAGCGAAGACACTTCAGGATTGTTCATTTCATCAGATATGTTCTACCTGGAGATTATCTTGGACCCGAACGGAACCGTTCAGGACGTGAAAGTGCACCATGAATGTAAAATGAAGCAGCAGAGCTGCAGTGAACTGGTTTCCTGTTTGCAAAGAGGCGATTTTGTGGACTTCACCACGCAGTTAGAAGGTTTGGCCTCGATTTATCAACTTAATGCAGAGAAGAAAATCAAAGTGAATGCGTTCGTTGCCCTGCAGGCGTTAGAAACCGATTTGTATAATCTTTACACATTGTCGACTCAACATTACAACGATATCCACTCACTGTTGCTGAAATCTCCCCTCGGAGTGGTTCAGAAGCGTCGCGGTGGCCACGCCATGAAGCTTACCTACTACATTGCGCCGTACGATTTGCTAGATCTAGAAGCAAGGAAAATGAAACCCCTCAATACCGAACTTATCTCAGCGGAGAAAATCGGATACAGTGTGGCTGTGAATTTGGAAGCATCCACAGCGAACAAGTTGCAGATTCAGCCGCTTCTGGTGCAGCAAGGAAACTCCCCAGTGTACAGTCCCATTGAGAAGCATAATTCCACTTCGCTTCCGGCGACCTTCGTGCTGAGATTGAACAAACCGATGGCCCTGAACGTGGCCATGTTGAAACAAATCAAGCACATTACTGGAGATAGTTCGGCGGTGACGATTGACCCAGCCACCAGCAATACCTGCCTGATGAGTTTGATTGTACAGCATGCCTCCAACGGTACGGTCAACAACATCGCTAAAGGACTGTTTGTGACACTGCCCGATCAGTATCATTGCTATTATATGACTGAGAATAAGAATCTACAG GGTACAATCATCAGCAGCATTCCATTCACCGAGCCGCAGCACGTGTCGAAAATTTTGGTGTTCCTGCGGCAGCAAGCTCTCTTCAATCAGCTACTGACCAGCTGTATCCGGAATAACGGTTCGAGCAGCACCCGGATGAGCGACTACGAACATCTGGTGGTGTTTGAGGTGGCCGCCCTCTCGTGTCAGTACATTACGGTTTCCCTGGAGCACCCTTTCGAGGAATCGATCGCCATGGTGGAGTTCGATCTGCGGAACATCCTTGCGATTCAAGTTCGGGTGTTTTGCAACGGTTACGAAAGCGACGAACGAATATCCAAGCAGGTTTCTCTGATCGTCCAGCGCACGATGTCGATTCCGGTGACCCTGCGGGGGTTGATGAAAATCTGGCAAGAGGACTACGAGGTCAAATTTAAAGGCCAAGGGAACGGCGGGGGAAATGGCACCGTGGATGAGGGAAATTTTAGCTTGTCTATGGGCCCGGATGAAGGCGGAGGGAACGGTCCAGCAGGACCCGgcggaggaggaggaggaggaggatcGGCTATGAACGGTCAGCATAACGGAAGCTTGAATGGATCCGGCATGGAGTTTTGCGATGTTAAAAAGGTGAAACTCGAACCGATGGATCAATCGAAGAAACGCCGTGGAGTGGAGGATTTTTGTAGAAGCCCAAAGAGTAGTAAGGTAGAATCGGAAGAAGGTAACGAAGCGATGGATGAGGAAGACGATGATGATGAATATGACGAGTCGACAAACTTGAGCAGTGGCGACTCGAACTCTTTGGGTGAAAATCAACAGACGAATGCAGGACAGTCATCATCGTCGACGGCAGCAATGGGAGCACCGGCCCCAGTAAGTACCGTAGGACCAAGGAACTCGGTTTCAGGCAATGCCAGTGAGAGCTCTGGAAATAGTTCCATTCTTGGGAGCTTGGATTTTTCCTCTCTTGACCCCGATCTAATGCGATCGTCGAATAGTTCGGATCTGGACGACACCACCGAAgtcagtgaaccggaagttaaaGTTAAGTCAGAAGAACCTTCCTACGCCACATCGGTCAGTATCACCCCGATCGGAGTGGGGAAATCTACGAGTTCGTTGACAAATTCCGTCCTGAACAACATCGGTCTGGACAAACGACCCGGAATCGAGATTATCCCACTGGCCAATGCTGGTACAAATGTGCCCTCCTCGATTACCATTACCCCCATTCCAATGGGTTCCTCTGGAGGGTCTTTGAAAAGTAGCAGCGATAACAGTGGGGACAAAAAGCTTAGCAGTAGCTCTAGCGGAAGTATCCATCGgaaaagtggaagcagcagtagcagtagcgaatccgatcgagcaaagctcgagaagaaaaagaaacgaAGACATGAGGAACAACTGGCCCAACTGCAGCAAATGGGACCACCGCACAAGATACTCTCCAAGAGCACGGATGGTCCCGCTTCGCCATCGGGCAGCTCtcgaaaattttccgtttcccCTGTTCCGTTGAAGAGTGGGAGTGGCAGCTCGTCAAGTCAAATATTTCTCTCCAGTGGAAGCCCTGGTTCGGGGAGTAAATCCAGCCCCAAGCACTCGCCAGTACATCACAGCAGTCCAAAGCATCAGGGCAGCTATGGGACGTCCTCTCCGAAGCATATTTCCGGTGGAAGCTCTGGTGGGGGAAAGCCAAGTATGTCGGCACTCAAATCAGCCACCAGCAGCGGTTCTCCCAGCTCGAAAAATGGCTCGTCCGGTATTGGTGGCAGTGGCAAAGACGAAGGTTCATCCGGGAGTGGGAGTAAAAGTAGTGGGAGTGGTGGATCATCATCCTCCAGAGATCGCGACAGGGACAGAGATCGAGATAGGGGCGAGAAGAGATCGGGATATTCTTCGTCATCTAGCTCGTCCAGTCCAAAGCTTAAAACTCCTGCTGTCAAATTGAAGCAGCTGGATTTGACCAATTGTGGTTCTACAGTGAGTGCCGGCGTTCAGCTGGAGTTAATGAATAGCAATAGTAGTGGAGGAAGCAGTTCCGGAAGTGGTAGTATTGACCTGACAGACAGTGGACTGTTTGGAATTGGTGCAACGGATCTATCGAAAAATGCCTCGGCTGCTGCAGCTTCTGCCGCCGGAATGCTTCTGCTCCAACAGGCAATGAAACGGAAAGGCTCTCTCAGTGCTGTGATCGACAAGCTCAAATCCGCTCAAGGGGGCGACGAAAGTTCCCTGATGCTACTCCCAGAGCTAGCTCAACAAGCGGGATTTTCCTTGAAAGATGCCTCCACACCCGGTaagactgcttcctcttctctACCAGTAGCGTCATCATCGTCTGCATCAAGCTCAACCTCTTCGACTTCGGTTTCAA ACCTCACTGGCGCTTCCCTTGGTTCGGCATCAGCAGCTGCAGCAGCGGCTCTGGCAGCACACTTTTCCTCAGCAGCCGCTGCAATGCAGGGTAAGACCTCGGAATACATGGTCAAACCCAGCTCGGACGGAATCAAACTTACCATTCAGAACAAGAAAGGCtcgaaaagtggaagcagcagCTCTTCAACGTCGTCGTCAAGCTCCAAAAGCAGCAGTTCCAAATCTGGAACTAAACCGAGCATTTCAAGCGGATCTCTGCCCCCGAAGAAACTACCAAGCTCTCAAAGCTTCAGTGGCGCTTATCCTCCAACGTCTGgaagtagcagcagcagcagtgggAAATCTTTCAGCTCtggttcatcatcatcatcttcttcCAAAGCACCGTTTCAAAAGTCAAGTTCATCCGGATCGTTATCGAGCTCTGGTAGTTCGATGAGGCCATCGTCTAAATCGAGCTCGTCGTCCTCTGGGAGCAGCAAGGACAAGTCTCGAAGTAGTTCCAAATCGTCATCGTCCTCGTCGGCTGCTGCTGCCGCTGCTTCTTCACTTATGGCCACAAACGCTGCCATGGCAGCAGCAGCCCAAGCCGCCGTCAATGCCAATGCTTTGAACGTGATGAAAATGCTTGGCCTCACGTCCTCCATTCAAAACATGGAAGGCTTCGTCAAGACGTTGGACACCAAGTTTCAAATTCCGAAGCTTTCCGCCAGATCCGGTGGTTCATCGGGAAGTGGTCCCGGCGGAAGTGACATCGAAAAGCTGAAGCAAGAATCTCGCCCTTTATCTTCTTCTTCGGCACCTACCACTCCACTGTCGAATGTTGGCCAATCGCCGACCGGAAGTAACGATTTTTCCCTCCCATTCAACAAACTGCCAGGTGATGTTTCGCCTCTGCATTCGACCCTATTGCCGAACGTGATGCAGAAAATGTTTTCCGGCCACGATACGTCGATGCTGATGAGACGATCTCCGAATTTGGACCATCAGTCCTCGAGCAATAGCCGAGATGGATTCTCGTCAATCTATGGAAAAGGTTCTACTACTCCAACGACCCCCACTGGGTCCGTTCCGCCTCCCTTTCCATCGCCAGGCAATGTGCAGAGCCACGCAATGGACTTTTCCAACAGCAGTGACTCTGCCGATGCCAGTTTGATGCGACCTCCGTCTCGCCCCAGCAGCACCATGTCAAATCACAGCTCTTCGGATAAGCTCATCGATGCCACCACCAATAGCAACTCAATGGACGGTCTTCGGAGCACTTCGCCTGCCCAAGCCTTGGCCGCGGCAGCCGTTGCCGCCCAGCTAATGAACAAGCTCGACAATACTCAGCAGTTCGTTGCTGCGCTGAAGAATCATCACCATCATCTCAGTGCTCTCAGTCTTAGTAATGCTGCTGCCGTGGCCGCGTCTCAACTTGCTGCAGCTGCTGCTTCGGCATCATCAGGTGGTTCCGCCGGTCCGGGACCTGTAACGTCGCCGACGTCTGTTTCGGTTCACATCATGAAATCGCCCGTTCCCAGCCCTCTTCCCTTGCATGGTGGCGGAGGTGCAGCTTCCAGCAGTTCCGTTGGAGGTCCTGATGAGGACGAAACGCTCGTCGGGGTCAGCGGCAAATGA